In Candidatus Hydrogenedentota bacterium, the genomic stretch AAAGAATGTTGTTTCTGTTGATCCTCTGACAGCTCAGTCATTGTCTTCCTCATTAACACGCAATAATGCCATGAATGCCTCTTGAGGCACCTCAACAGAACCAATTTGTTTCATCCGTTTCTTGCCTTCTTTTTGGCGTTCGAGCAGTTTGCGTTTACGGGAGATGTCGCCGCCATAACATTTGGCTGTCACGTTTTTACGCAAGGCTTTAATGGTTTCACGGACAATAATTTTCTTGTTAATAGAGGCTTGGATGGCAACCTCATATTGCTGGCGAGGAATAAGTTTGCGCAACTTTTGGGCAAGAGCGCGGCCGAGCCGCACCGCATTATCCTTGTGCACAATAGTAGACAGGGCATCTACAGAATCATTATTAAGTAAGATATCCAGCTTCACGAGATCGCCCGGCTGATTGCCAATCAGTCGATATTCCAAGGAACCATAACCACGGGTACCGCTTTTTAATTTATCGTAAAAGTCGAGTACGATTTCAGCGAGGGGCATCCGATACACCGCCATACAACGGCTTCCATCAATATAGTCCACACGCACATGGGTGCCTCGTTTGCGTTTGCACAGTTCAATAACATAGCTCAAATACTGGGTGGGGCACATGATATCCGCTTCGATATAAGGTTCCTCGATCAGCTCAATATCCCCCGCAGCCGGCATTTGGGAAGCCTTGTCAATGGTCATCACTTTGCCGTCGGTTTTATGAATTACATACGCAACGTTGGGCATCGTGGTGACTAGAGTCAATCCGAATTCCCGTTCTAAGCGCTCCTGCACAATTTCCATATGAAGCAGCCCCAAGAAGCCCAAGCGAAAGCCCAGACCTAATGCGTCGGAACTGTCAGCGTGATATT encodes the following:
- the lepA gene encoding elongation factor 4 — protein: LNFIDTPGHVDFAYEVSRSLAACDGALLLVDAAQGVDTQTLANAYKAIEEDLEIVPVINKVDLPAADVEGARRQIEEVIGLPAEDALLVSAKTGLGAQETLEAIVKRIPSPSGQQDAPLRALVFDAVYNTYRGVVVYIRVVDGSIVPGQRIVFMSTGTKYEVDEVGSLQPEMTQRSGLSAGEVGYLICNIKTLSDTPIGDTITTVEKSAKTALPGYKEVKPVVFSGLYPAVATDYEELRDALDKLRLNDASFEYHADSSDALGLGFRLGFLGLLHMEIVQERLEREFGLTLVTTMPNVAYVIHKTDGKVMTIDKASQMPAAGDIELIEEPYIEADIMCPTQYLSYVIELCKRKRGTHVRVDYIDGSRCMAVYRMPLAEIVLDFYDKLKSGTRGYGSLEYRLIGNQPGDLVKLDILLNNDSVDALSTIVHKDNAVRLGRALAQKLRKLIPRQQYEVAIQASINKKIIVRETIKALRKNVTAKCYGGDISRKRKLLERQKEGKKRMKQIGSVEVPQEAFMALLRVNEEDND